The region TCCACATCAGCTACACAAGCCTGGTAATCCATCTCCTTCTGCTTCATTCTCTCTAATAGAGCCTCATGAGGAGGTGGTAACGCATTGTACGAGCTCAGGAGGTAGAGCTGGCTTGCCGACGTCTGGTTGAGTTCTTTGATCCTCAGTGCCTGCAGGACGGCAGGTGCAAACTTGGAGTAGTGAGCTGTCGATGCGATGACCACGGGGCAGCTTTTGTCTTGCATCTTGTCTGCAACCACTTTTGCAACAGCGGTATGTGGATCCAAAATATAGCCCAATGTGTTGTAGGTAGTGCTGATAGCCTCTAGGCATTCGCCCTCAGAACACCAGTCAGCAACAAAATCCTGCTGCAGCTTCTCAACTAGCAGCTCCTCAATCTGGAAGTGAAGCTGGCTCTCCAGCTGATTATATAAATCCGCCATCAACTGCCCGTCTTTGTTAGCCATCAAGTATAAATGTCGCTCCAGGTTTGAGGACTTGAGAATGTTTATTGATGGTGAGAAGGTTTGTGCTAATCTCCTATTTCTTAGATCATAATGTCCAGTTTTTATGAAATCAGTCAGAATGTGGTTCTGATTAGAGGCACAGATAAATTTTCGAATAGGAATTCCCATCATCTTGGCATACACTGCTGCTAATATGTTTCCAAAGTTTCCTGTGGGGATACAGACATCGACTGGGCTTCCAAAAGAAATAAACCCTTGGCTAACGAGCTCAAGGTATGCGGAGGCATGGTACACTACCTGCGGGAGTAGTCGAGCCCAATTTATAGAGTTCGCTGAACTTAAGACCACGCCATATTCCACAGTCAGAAAGCCAGTAAAATCagaatcattaaatatttttctaatagcTGCCTGGCAAAAATCAAAATCTGACTTGACACCTATTGCCCATCCATTTTCTCTCTGACTTCCAACTATCTCTGCTCTCTGGAAATCACTAACGCCATTCTCTGGAAAGAACGTGAGCACAGCTATCCTTTCTTTATCACTTCTGTTAAGCCGGCTAAACCCATTTAGGACGGCACTCCCAGTGTCTCCTGAAGTAGCTACAAGCAGCACATAGTTGCAGCCTGGAGGGATACAGTAGGCAAAAATATGAGGCATAAGCTGTAAAGACAAATCTTTAAAGGAGCCCGTCGGGCCATAGAACAACTCCAGGATGAACTGATTGCCAGAAAGGTGCCTGACAGGGGCAACTTTGGAGCAGGCAAAGCTTTCCCCATAAGCAGTTTCAATCATTTCTCCTAATTTGGCAGCAGGAATGTCCGCAGGGTGAATGCACCTTTCCAACAGCACCTGTGCTCTTTCGATGTAGGTTGCCCCTACGAGGTTAGTCCACTCCCCGGGGCTTAGTTTGGGAAACTCCTTCTCGGGAACAAAGAGGCCACCATCAGAAGCTAATCCCTCAACCACAGCTTCACTGAAGTATTTTGGTGGAAACTTCTTGTCGTGGTCTTTAAGACAAACATGCCTTGTTGAAATGAACGTCTCTGAGTCCACATCTTGGTATCTTTTAACCACATCAAGCACTTTGTCAGCAACCTCCTCAGCTGAGGCCCCGCTCTCACAGAAGACTCGGGCATCGTACCACTTCCTATAGTGCAGTCTTCCATGCTTCAGCAAGTCTCTCAGAGACGCGCCAGTGTTCCAGCCAACAATCCTATCAACTCTCATTGACTTCAGACGACTAATTATATCTGTTAGAGGCACATCCAGGTATACGACAATCCCATTTTTCTTCAGATGCCACATGCTAGCATCATGCATGGGATTGGACCCACTGAGGGAAATCACACTTCCAGATGCAAACAAGTTTAACActgcttttccttcctcttctaaaaATCGCTCATTACCAACATCCTGCAATTTTTCAGACACGCTCATATTCCAGGTTTTCTCAAGGACATCAGCATCCACATCGATGACACAGCAGCCTAGTTTGTCACCTAATATTCTGCCGACTGTTGTtttcccagcaccaggaggccCCATCAGGACAATATTTTTGTCTCCAATGAGAGAGTTGGCCGAGTGCCATGACTTCCCTGATTCTGCACATGCAAAGGCTCGTGGAAGCAAGAGCTGTGTGTGGGTCTGTACTTTAACCAGCGCACTAGAAAAGCACTTCTGTGTTATCCGCTTCAGATGGTGACATCT is a window of Rattus rattus isolate New Zealand chromosome 14, Rrattus_CSIRO_v1, whole genome shotgun sequence DNA encoding:
- the Thnsl1 gene encoding threonine synthase-like 1, with product MLSFTRCHHLKRITQKCFSSALVKVQTHTQLLLPRAFACAESGKSWHSANSLIGDKNIVLMGPPGAGKTTVGRILGDKLGCCVIDVDADVLEKTWNMSVSEKLQDVGNERFLEEEGKAVLNLFASGSVISLSGSNPMHDASMWHLKKNGIVVYLDVPLTDIISRLKSMRVDRIVGWNTGASLRDLLKHGRLHYRKWYDARVFCESGASAEEVADKVLDVVKRYQDVDSETFISTRHVCLKDHDKKFPPKYFSEAVVEGLASDGGLFVPEKEFPKLSPGEWTNLVGATYIERAQVLLERCIHPADIPAAKLGEMIETAYGESFACSKVAPVRHLSGNQFILELFYGPTGSFKDLSLQLMPHIFAYCIPPGCNYVLLVATSGDTGSAVLNGFSRLNRSDKERIAVLTFFPENGVSDFQRAEIVGSQRENGWAIGVKSDFDFCQAAIRKIFNDSDFTGFLTVEYGVVLSSANSINWARLLPQVVYHASAYLELVSQGFISFGSPVDVCIPTGNFGNILAAVYAKMMGIPIRKFICASNQNHILTDFIKTGHYDLRNRRLAQTFSPSINILKSSNLERHLYLMANKDGQLMADLYNQLESQLHFQIEELLVEKLQQDFVADWCSEGECLEAISTTYNTLGYILDPHTAVAKVVADKMQDKSCPVVIASTAHYSKFAPAVLQALRIKELNQTSASQLYLLSSYNALPPPHEALLERMKQKEMDYQACVADVDVLKSHVEKLIQSWFREV